CGAGCGGCCACATCGCCGAGTTCGTCGACCCGCTCACCGAGTGCCAGTCCTGCCATCGGCGGTTCCGCGCCGACCACCTGGAAGAGGCGTACGAGGCCAAGCACGGCAAGCCGCTGACCTCGCTCACCGAGCTGAACTGCCCCAACTGCGGCAACAAGGGCACCTTCACCGAGCCGAAGATGTTCAACGGCCTGATGAAGACCTACCTGGGCCCGGTGGAGAGCGACGAGGGCCTGCACTACCTGCGCCCGGAGACCGCCCAGGGCATCTTCGTCAACTACAAGAACGTGGAGACGGTCGCCCGCAAGAAGCCGCCGTTCGGCATCGCGCAGACCGGCAAGTCGTTCCGCAATGAGATCACCCCGGGCAACTTCATCTTCCGGACCCGCGAGTTCGAGCAGATGGAGATGGAGTTCTTCGTCGAGCCGGGCACCGACGAGCAGTGGCACGAATACTGGCTTCAGGAGCGCTGGAACTGGTATCTCGACCTGGGCCTGTCCGAGGAGAACCTGCGCTTCTACGAGCACCCGAAGGAGAAGCTCTCCCACTACTCGAAGCGCACCGTCGACATCGAGTACAAGTTCCGGTTCGGCGGCAGCGAGTTCGCCGAGCTGGAGGGCATCGCCAACCGCACCGACTTCGACCTGTCCACGCACAGCAAGCACTCCGGCGTCGACCTGTCGTACTTCGACCAGGGCAAGGGCGAGCGCTGGATGCCGTACGTGATCGAGCCGGCCGCCGGCCTGACCCGCGCGGTGCTGGCGTTCCTGCTCGAGGCGTACGACGAGGACGAGGCGCCGAACACCAAGGGCGGCGTGGACAAGCGCACCGTCATGCGGTTCGACCCGCGGCTGGCCCCGGTCAAGGTGGCGGTGCTGCCGCTGTCCCGCAACGAGGCGCTCTCGCCGAAGGCCAAGCAGCTCGCCGCCGACCTGCGCAAGCGGTGGGTGGTCGAGTTCGACGACTCGCAGGCGATCGGTCGCCGCTACCGCCGGCAGGACGAGATCGGCACCCCGTTCTGCGTCACGGTCGACTTCGACACGCTCGACGACGACGCGGTGACCGTCCGCAACCGGGACACCATGGCCCAGGAGCGCGTGGCGCTCACCCAGGTCGAGCGCTACCTGATCGAGCGCCTCCCCGGCTGCTGACGTGTGTAAGGCGGGGGCCCCTCTTAACGCATTTGGTAGAGGAAGGGCCCCCGCTTAACACCCCGCCGCCGGGGCGGCCTGGACCGCGACGGCGGCGGCGAGACCGGGGCGGGAAGCGTGCGCCTGCTCCACCGTCCGGCGTACCCGCCGGGGCTCGCGGCGGATCTGCGCCGGGGTGAAGTGCAGGGTCATCACCCCGAGCCGGCTCAGCTCGTTGTGGCGGTCGAGCGTGCGCGCCCAACCGTCCGGGCTCAGGTGGTATTCCCGCGAGTCGACCTCCAGCGCCAGCGCCGACTCGGCAAGATAGCCGTCGGGTGTCGGGAGGGTGCACCCGTCACCTGTCGTCAGTCGTGGGTTCCACAGGATCTCCGGGAGCAGCCGGCTCCCGGCGAGACAGTCCCGCAACTCGGCCTCCGGAGCGGAGCGGGCGCCGGCGGTCACCTCGTGGAACGCCTTCCGGATCAGCGCCGTACGGCTGCGCCGGGCCCGGATGATCTCCTCGTCCAGGGCGGCCAGGTCGGTGAAGCTCCGTTGGACGGCCTCGGCCACGATCGCCCGTACCGTCCGCAGGTCGCGCAGGTCACGGGCGGCGTCGACGACGGACCGCGCGGGCGAGCAGACCGGGTAGTGGGCGGTCGCCCGCGCGTTC
The genomic region above belongs to Micromonospora sp. WMMD1128 and contains:
- a CDS encoding glycine--tRNA ligase, which gives rise to MPADRIDAVVSLAKRRGFVFPSSEIYGGTRSAWDYGPLGVELKENVRRQWWKTMVQQRDDVVGLDSAVILARKVWEASGHIAEFVDPLTECQSCHRRFRADHLEEAYEAKHGKPLTSLTELNCPNCGNKGTFTEPKMFNGLMKTYLGPVESDEGLHYLRPETAQGIFVNYKNVETVARKKPPFGIAQTGKSFRNEITPGNFIFRTREFEQMEMEFFVEPGTDEQWHEYWLQERWNWYLDLGLSEENLRFYEHPKEKLSHYSKRTVDIEYKFRFGGSEFAELEGIANRTDFDLSTHSKHSGVDLSYFDQGKGERWMPYVIEPAAGLTRAVLAFLLEAYDEDEAPNTKGGVDKRTVMRFDPRLAPVKVAVLPLSRNEALSPKAKQLAADLRKRWVVEFDDSQAIGRRYRRQDEIGTPFCVTVDFDTLDDDAVTVRNRDTMAQERVALTQVERYLIERLPGC
- a CDS encoding type IV toxin-antitoxin system AbiEi family antitoxin domain-containing protein, which codes for MVDHPPRLADIAHRQQDLVTRVQLLQAGYDDMFIYRQTRRGRWQRVLPATYALVTGVLTDEQRRISAALYAGRGAQLTGLSALSWYGFRYSPRTTDVHLLVPHSTSRKSTGHVLVSRALSLDPNARATAHYPVCSPARSVVDAARDLRDLRTVRAIVAEAVQRSFTDLAALDEEIIRARRSRTALIRKAFHEVTAGARSAPEAELRDCLAGSRLLPEILWNPRLTTGDGCTLPTPDGYLAESALALEVDSREYHLSPDGWARTLDRHNELSRLGVMTLHFTPAQIRREPRRVRRTVEQAHASRPGLAAAVAVQAAPAAGC